Proteins from one Candidatus Neomarinimicrobiota bacterium genomic window:
- a CDS encoding T9SS type A sorting domain-containing protein, with translation MTFAWIGGTPSSTLGVIPPESESEEIWVSAYLGAWNHYAPPGGNWGILPTDAIDWDAFTHLFYFAMNAKPDGSLSPIKKYHNFNPDRLKAIVSAAHASGTPVLFSIGGWGNHTEFSRAILPKNRTKFINNLIDVLKEWDFDGIDLDLEPIKDPDVPYYKKFVAELYSRLQSLETPMRSPPLLTTATNWQPEMHREIHHYFDQINLMTYDYSGPWRGWVSWHNAPLYHGGYKFESTNRYVPSADGEISEFTAAGVPRDKLGIGIDFYGYIWHGVTGPRQDWKQRPVVKPNVPYWLLMEEYFKFRYYRWDDRAKVSYLSIDEGPKQKMFITYDDKRTAREKIRYARKHGIGGVIIWELGGGYRYNQPAGERDQLLQAVKEAFRLGIYLDSTSAQSPVLLQNYPNPFNASTTFEFHLPKRQHVKLFVYDASGRKVRELANQVLPPQRYVFEWNPEDLPSGIYFCHLITGSRKITKKVTLLQ, from the coding sequence TTGACATTCGCGTGGATAGGAGGCACGCCATCTTCGACTTTAGGTGTTATTCCACCGGAGAGTGAGTCTGAAGAAATATGGGTGAGTGCATATCTTGGCGCGTGGAATCATTATGCTCCGCCAGGTGGTAACTGGGGTATTTTGCCCACGGATGCAATAGACTGGGACGCCTTTACTCACCTGTTTTACTTTGCCATGAATGCAAAGCCTGACGGCTCCCTTTCCCCTATAAAAAAATACCACAATTTTAATCCGGACCGGCTGAAGGCCATCGTGAGTGCGGCACACGCATCCGGCACCCCGGTCTTGTTCTCCATCGGGGGCTGGGGAAATCATACAGAGTTCAGCCGGGCTATCTTGCCGAAAAACCGGACAAAATTTATTAATAATCTCATTGATGTCCTGAAAGAGTGGGATTTTGATGGAATCGATCTGGATCTGGAACCTATTAAAGATCCGGATGTCCCCTACTACAAAAAGTTCGTAGCGGAGTTGTACTCCAGACTCCAGAGCCTTGAAACTCCGATGCGATCTCCCCCGCTCCTGACTACTGCCACCAATTGGCAACCCGAGATGCACAGAGAGATTCATCACTATTTTGATCAAATTAATTTGATGACCTACGATTACAGCGGCCCGTGGCGGGGATGGGTCAGTTGGCATAATGCTCCGTTGTATCACGGCGGTTACAAATTTGAAAGCACCAATCGGTATGTTCCCTCGGCGGATGGGGAAATCTCGGAGTTTACAGCAGCCGGTGTCCCTCGGGATAAACTTGGCATTGGTATCGACTTCTATGGGTATATCTGGCATGGTGTGACCGGGCCCCGCCAGGACTGGAAGCAGCGGCCGGTGGTCAAGCCAAACGTTCCGTATTGGCTTCTGATGGAGGAATACTTCAAATTCAGGTACTATCGCTGGGATGACAGAGCAAAAGTCTCCTATCTCTCCATTGATGAGGGGCCCAAACAAAAGATGTTTATTACGTATGATGATAAACGTACCGCCCGTGAGAAAATCCGATACGCCCGCAAGCACGGGATTGGTGGAGTTATTATCTGGGAGCTAGGCGGCGGTTATCGATACAACCAACCGGCCGGCGAACGTGATCAGCTTCTACAGGCAGTGAAGGAGGCATTCCGGCTCGGGATCTACTTGGATTCAACCTCGGCACAGTCTCCGGTCTTGCTGCAAAATTATCCCAATCCATTTAATGCCTCTACGACATTCGAATTCCACCTGCCGAAGAGACAACACGTGAAGCTGTTTGTTTACGACGCCTCGGGACGGAAGGTGAGAGAATTGGCCAACCAGGTCTTACCACCCCAGCGATACGTATTTGAGTGGAATCCGGAAGACCTTCCCAGCGGCATTTATTTCTGCCATCTTATTACAGGAAGCAGAAAAATCACGAAAAAGGTAACCCTGCTGCAATGA
- a CDS encoding sigma-54 dependent transcriptional regulator produces the protein MKTAKENKRFAKRSKIKNRHEPEMITKNPKMKDLAEKARLVAESDAPVLITGESGTGKEVLSHLIHSHSNRSDNDIVAINCGAIPSELVESELFGHEKGAFTGAVEQKQGCFELADGGTLFLDEIGEMSTAVQVKLLRVLEYHSFRRVGGHEEIETDVRIIAATNKDITDALETGEFREDLFYRLNVIELHIPPLRERKEDIHPLAEYFLTQFSDRYKHPTTAISEECLVKLCEYDWPGNVRELRNVIQRMVILSSDRQIESRHLPNQFSGNGNGTRATNGAPENPQIQIELGTSLEDAERKIIRHTLSAVGDNKSEASRILGFTRQTLRNKLQKFNLS, from the coding sequence ATGAAGACAGCGAAAGAGAATAAGCGGTTTGCAAAGCGGAGTAAAATTAAAAACAGGCATGAACCGGAAATGATCACAAAAAATCCCAAAATGAAGGATTTGGCAGAGAAAGCCAGATTGGTCGCCGAATCTGATGCTCCGGTTCTAATAACAGGGGAAAGTGGGACTGGAAAGGAAGTGTTATCCCATCTTATCCATTCGCACAGCAATCGCAGTGATAATGATATCGTTGCTATCAACTGTGGGGCTATTCCCAGTGAACTGGTGGAGAGTGAGCTCTTTGGGCACGAAAAGGGTGCCTTTACCGGCGCTGTGGAACAAAAACAGGGATGTTTCGAATTGGCAGACGGTGGAACACTTTTCCTAGACGAAATCGGCGAAATGTCCACGGCGGTTCAGGTGAAATTACTCCGGGTGCTCGAGTACCACTCATTCCGGCGAGTTGGTGGTCATGAGGAGATTGAGACTGATGTTCGGATCATAGCTGCAACAAATAAGGACATAACAGATGCGCTTGAAACGGGCGAGTTCCGGGAAGATCTCTTTTACCGGCTCAACGTTATCGAGTTACATATACCACCACTTCGGGAACGGAAAGAAGATATACACCCATTGGCTGAATATTTTCTTACCCAATTCAGCGATCGATACAAACATCCGACAACGGCAATTTCGGAAGAGTGTCTAGTCAAGCTCTGTGAATATGACTGGCCCGGAAACGTCCGGGAGCTCCGGAATGTCATTCAACGGATGGTTATCCTCTCCTCTGACCGACAGATTGAAAGTCGTCATTTGCCAAATCAGTTTTCCGGGAATGGTAATGGTACAAGGGCTACAAATGGTGCTCCCGAAAATCCGCAGATCCAAATAGAACTCGGGACATCTCTGGAGGATGCAGAACGGAAAATAATTCGGCATACATTGTCGGCGGTCGGTGACAACAAGTCCGAAGCTTCACGTATACTCGGGTTCACCCGACAGACACTCAGGAATAAACTGCAAAAATTTAATCTCAGTTAG
- a CDS encoding metalloregulator ArsR/SmtB family transcription factor has product MNKQRIDRIVKTAKVLSDPSRVRLLLEIYERGELSCEKAEELTQLSQPTVSHHLKLLGESGLIHTEKQSRHLLLSPNVPGIEQFMELFEDLLDAKNPD; this is encoded by the coding sequence ATGAATAAGCAACGAATAGACAGGATAGTGAAGACGGCGAAGGTACTAAGCGATCCGTCCCGCGTGCGGTTGTTACTGGAGATCTATGAACGGGGCGAGCTGAGCTGCGAGAAGGCCGAGGAGTTGACGCAGCTTTCGCAGCCGACGGTTTCGCATCACCTGAAGCTGCTCGGAGAGAGTGGGTTAATACACACAGAAAAGCAAAGCCGGCATCTGCTGCTCTCGCCGAATGTGCCGGGCATTGAGCAATTTATGGAGCTATTCGAAGATCTGCTCGATGCAAAAAACCCGGATTAA
- a CDS encoding pirin family protein — protein sequence MRSIKQIHKAEYSTIQDLITWSPLPTRKLDQIDPFLFLNHHGPQKYQPNNTGLPFGPHPHRGMETVTFILDGDIAHKDSDGNKSVIDAGGVQWMTAGRGLIHAEISSEEFKEQGGDLEILQLWLNLPKRHKMKDPYYRGLQADEIPSISLDDERVTLNLVSGQWNGTDGAFESITDVFLSTVEFEPDGQFNIDISPDRNIFFYVIRGELEVNGTAVEELHLVEFENDAESLEVTANKESILLFGHAEPLNEPVVARGPFVMNTEGEVRKAYEEYQQGKFGTWDG from the coding sequence ATGCGTTCTATAAAGCAGATACACAAGGCAGAATACAGCACCATTCAGGATCTCATCACATGGTCGCCCCTACCAACAAGGAAATTGGATCAGATTGATCCATTTCTGTTTTTGAATCACCATGGACCACAGAAGTATCAACCAAACAATACTGGGCTGCCGTTTGGCCCGCATCCGCATCGGGGGATGGAGACGGTGACGTTCATCCTGGACGGTGATATTGCCCACAAGGATTCAGACGGTAACAAAAGCGTCATTGACGCCGGTGGCGTCCAGTGGATGACCGCCGGCCGCGGGCTCATCCACGCCGAAATCTCCTCCGAGGAGTTCAAAGAGCAGGGCGGTGACCTGGAAATCCTGCAGCTTTGGTTGAATTTGCCAAAAAGGCATAAGATGAAGGATCCGTATTACCGGGGCCTGCAGGCAGATGAAATTCCGTCCATTTCACTGGATGATGAACGGGTCACGCTCAACCTGGTCTCCGGTCAATGGAACGGCACCGACGGTGCGTTTGAGTCGATAACGGATGTCTTTCTGAGCACAGTAGAATTTGAACCGGACGGTCAATTTAATATTGATATCTCCCCGGACAGAAATATCTTTTTCTACGTCATCCGCGGCGAACTCGAGGTCAACGGAACCGCCGTTGAGGAGTTACACCTGGTCGAGTTCGAAAACGATGCCGAATCTCTGGAAGTGACGGCGAATAAAGAAAGCATCCTGTTGTTCGGCCACGCCGAGCCGCTAAACGAGCCGGTCGTCGCCAGAGGTCCATTCGTCATGAACACCGAGGGCGAAGTCCGGAAGGCCTACGAAGAATATCAACAGGGCAAATTCGGGACGTGGGATGGATAG
- a CDS encoding glycoside hydrolase family 18 protein, whose translation MRYKRNIFTQIVIIMALCFVIVVSGIAQEQESTQDKELVVTAYLASYNHFAPPGGNWGNLPTEAIDWSAFDRLHYFALNVNADGSLSEIKKYKNMSPSRINAVVTAAHSNDIGVFMSIGGWGNYKDFHTAIQPQNRQNLIDNLTFLVKRWHLDGIDLDMEPIKDQDVKNYSAFVRELSGALQQLPSPVYKRPLLSTATSWQPEMFADLQKYFDQINLMTYDYSGAWDGWVTWHNSPIYNGGKSFPMRRKKLPSLNSQVQEFLEAGVTPGKLGIGIDFYGYIWKGVSKPGEGWMINAPDVEDNVPYHKIMKDYFRDGSYNWDDSAQASYLSLKKNGQDLFVSYDDEQAIEAKVQYAREHDLGGVFIWELSAGYRKTLPAGRRDLLLQSVKSAINTSSAL comes from the coding sequence ATGAGGTATAAAAGAAATATATTTACTCAGATAGTCATAATAATGGCATTGTGTTTCGTAATAGTTGTCAGCGGAATTGCACAGGAGCAGGAGTCGACTCAGGATAAGGAACTGGTGGTGACCGCATACTTAGCTTCATACAATCACTTTGCTCCCCCGGGAGGCAACTGGGGAAACCTCCCGACGGAAGCTATCGACTGGTCTGCCTTCGACCGCCTGCATTATTTTGCCCTGAACGTGAACGCCGATGGTTCACTTTCCGAAATCAAGAAGTATAAAAATATGAGTCCCAGCCGGATTAATGCCGTAGTAACGGCAGCACATTCCAACGATATTGGGGTGTTCATGTCTATCGGCGGATGGGGAAATTACAAGGATTTTCACACGGCGATCCAGCCGCAAAACCGGCAAAACCTTATCGACAACCTAACTTTTCTGGTGAAACGCTGGCATCTGGACGGCATAGACCTGGATATGGAGCCCATCAAAGACCAAGATGTAAAAAATTACTCCGCGTTTGTCCGGGAACTCTCAGGTGCGCTGCAACAGCTTCCGTCACCGGTTTACAAGCGCCCCCTGCTGTCGACTGCAACCAGCTGGCAGCCCGAGATGTTCGCAGATCTGCAGAAATATTTTGATCAGATTAACCTGATGACCTACGACTACAGCGGTGCCTGGGACGGTTGGGTGACGTGGCACAATTCCCCGATCTATAACGGCGGGAAATCATTCCCAATGCGGCGTAAAAAACTGCCGTCACTCAACAGCCAAGTACAGGAATTTCTGGAGGCCGGTGTTACTCCAGGAAAACTCGGCATCGGCATAGACTTCTATGGCTATATATGGAAAGGAGTGTCGAAGCCGGGCGAAGGCTGGATGATTAACGCCCCGGATGTGGAGGATAATGTCCCCTATCATAAAATTATGAAAGACTACTTCCGTGACGGGTCCTACAACTGGGATGACTCGGCACAGGCCAGTTATCTCAGCCTGAAAAAGAACGGACAAGATCTGTTTGTATCATATGATGATGAACAGGCTATTGAAGCCAAGGTTCAATATGCACGAGAACATGATCTTGGGGGTGTATTTATCTGGGAACTCAGCGCCGGATACAGGAAAACACTGCCAGCAGGACGTCGTGATCTATTGCTTCAGTCCGTCAAATCAGCTATAAATACCAGCTCGGCACTCTGA
- a CDS encoding DUF4981 domain-containing protein — protein sequence MGKKLFLTLPMLLILAGVFSTMLVAQSDMSDRPNWDNPRVFQVNTVEPHVTKMTYPSEEAALSYEYEQSPWHQSLNGEWKFQTIKKPADRPKDFYQSKFDDSGWDMITVPSNVEVEGYGIPIYLNIEYPFDEENFRAPRDFNPVHSYRRTYIVPEDWQNRKTHVVFDGVDSGFYLWVNGEQVGYSQGSRTPVEFDLTPYLKEGENLMAVQVIRWTDGAYLEDQDFWRLSGIFRDVYLWSPGSTYIRDYSVYSSLGDSYENGVFRLQGEVISEEMAGSSVSYVLYDSTGEAIVEDEAAVESSGEKYVFQGTSHIIDDVNRWSAEYPNLYDLVITLKDSDGQILEVIPQKVGFRRVEIDGNRFLVNGEPVRFKGVNRHEQYPETGHTVTREQMMQDIRIMKRHNINAVRTSHYPNAPEWYDLCDKYGLYLIDEANNETHEFGTNERNRVAHNPDFKAAQVNRIDRVIQRDRNHPSVIMWSLGNEAGDGPNIKAMYNHAHQADTTRPVHYEGAEDYDGTLHSDVKSNMYPSVDYALRMMEKYGDRPYILCEYTHAMGNTNGNVDAYWSIIDTMEQFMGAFVWDWRDQSLWAQVPEAYQDISGKQKFLAYGGWFEHPHGLNNDNNFCMNGLISGDGKPHPGLSALKYHYRYVHVEPVDVAEGRFRIMNRYDFTNLQDAVTGTWEIIEDGTIIQSGTIDDLDVDAGEETEYEVNLDDVEMQDGKEYHVNFRFDTKEKTFYAEKGFQLAWDQFKVPETGFTPAMANGGGAPEVARSSDHTVAISGKNFAVEINKVTGEMETYRYNGKVLLERGPMPDFWRPMTDNDYGSMGKERFEELHRTMIWKDASAWSVDSVTTETDDDVVVTIYASLPRVEANYQLQYTIDGTGAVAVTGKYEPGRSKVSEYMPRFGTRLVVARGFNQIEWYGRGPRPTYADRKLEMVGIYNSDVASEFVDYSQPQENGYKVDTRWMQITDKNGTGLHFTSDGLFGFGVTHYPREELERSAYSWMMNSDPQTYLNIDAEMMGVGGFDSWSPQAFPAEEFRVKNEAKTFSYRFMPVEGK from the coding sequence ATGGGGAAGAAATTATTTCTTACACTGCCGATGTTACTAATTCTGGCAGGCGTGTTCTCAACAATGCTTGTGGCTCAGTCGGACATGAGTGACCGTCCGAACTGGGACAATCCGCGCGTTTTCCAGGTGAATACTGTCGAGCCGCACGTCACCAAAATGACGTATCCCAGCGAAGAGGCGGCGCTAAGTTACGAATACGAACAATCTCCGTGGCATCAAAGTCTGAATGGAGAGTGGAAGTTCCAGACCATCAAAAAGCCGGCGGATCGTCCCAAAGATTTTTATCAGTCAAAGTTCGACGATTCCGGCTGGGATATGATTACCGTCCCGTCGAACGTAGAGGTCGAGGGCTACGGCATTCCGATTTATCTCAACATCGAGTATCCGTTTGATGAGGAGAATTTTCGCGCTCCAAGAGATTTTAATCCCGTCCATTCGTATCGAAGGACGTATATCGTCCCGGAGGATTGGCAGAATCGAAAGACCCATGTGGTATTTGACGGCGTGGATTCGGGCTTTTATCTCTGGGTGAACGGGGAACAGGTGGGCTACAGCCAGGGGAGCCGGACGCCGGTAGAATTTGACCTCACGCCGTATCTGAAGGAGGGCGAGAACCTCATGGCAGTCCAGGTGATTCGGTGGACGGATGGCGCCTACCTGGAGGATCAGGACTTCTGGCGGCTCAGCGGCATCTTCCGGGATGTCTATCTCTGGTCGCCGGGCTCGACCTATATCCGGGATTACTCGGTGTACTCATCTCTGGGTGATTCCTACGAAAATGGCGTATTCAGGCTCCAGGGTGAGGTGATCTCGGAAGAGATGGCCGGGTCTTCCGTCTCATATGTTCTGTATGATTCCACAGGTGAAGCGATTGTCGAGGATGAAGCGGCAGTCGAGTCATCTGGCGAAAAGTATGTCTTCCAGGGCACCTCTCATATCATAGATGACGTGAATCGCTGGAGCGCCGAATATCCGAATCTGTACGATCTTGTCATCACGTTAAAAGATAGTGACGGCCAGATCCTGGAAGTCATCCCCCAAAAGGTGGGATTCCGTCGGGTAGAAATCGATGGGAATAGGTTCCTGGTGAATGGAGAACCGGTGCGGTTCAAGGGTGTGAACCGGCACGAGCAATATCCGGAAACAGGCCATACGGTCACGCGTGAGCAGATGATGCAGGATATCAGGATCATGAAGCGGCACAACATTAATGCTGTACGGACGAGTCACTATCCCAATGCGCCGGAATGGTACGATCTCTGTGACAAGTACGGCCTGTATCTCATCGATGAGGCGAATAACGAAACCCATGAATTCGGAACCAACGAACGAAACCGGGTAGCGCACAATCCGGATTTTAAGGCCGCGCAGGTGAATCGAATCGACCGGGTGATACAGCGGGATCGGAATCATCCGTCGGTGATTATGTGGTCGCTGGGCAACGAAGCCGGCGACGGCCCGAACATCAAGGCGATGTATAATCATGCACATCAAGCGGATACCACGCGTCCGGTGCACTACGAAGGCGCGGAGGATTACGACGGTACGCTCCACTCCGACGTGAAGTCCAATATGTATCCATCGGTGGATTACGCACTCCGGATGATGGAAAAGTACGGTGACCGGCCCTACATCCTCTGTGAATACACACATGCCATGGGCAACACCAATGGAAACGTGGATGCCTACTGGAGCATCATCGATACCATGGAGCAGTTTATGGGTGCGTTTGTGTGGGACTGGCGCGATCAGTCGCTCTGGGCGCAGGTACCGGAAGCGTATCAGGACATCTCCGGAAAGCAAAAGTTTCTGGCGTACGGCGGCTGGTTCGAGCATCCTCACGGACTGAATAACGACAACAATTTCTGCATGAACGGCCTGATCTCCGGCGATGGAAAGCCGCACCCGGGACTCAGCGCGCTGAAATATCACTACCGGTATGTGCACGTGGAACCGGTAGATGTCGCCGAAGGCCGATTCCGGATTATGAATCGTTATGATTTTACCAATCTGCAGGATGCGGTAACCGGGACATGGGAAATTATCGAGGACGGAACGATTATTCAGTCCGGTACCATAGATGATCTGGATGTCGATGCAGGCGAGGAGACAGAGTACGAGGTGAATCTGGACGATGTGGAAATGCAGGACGGGAAAGAGTACCACGTGAACTTCCGGTTTGACACAAAGGAGAAGACTTTCTACGCAGAGAAGGGATTCCAGCTGGCGTGGGATCAGTTTAAAGTGCCGGAAACTGGGTTCACGCCTGCGATGGCCAATGGTGGCGGTGCACCCGAGGTCGCCCGGTCGTCCGATCACACCGTCGCCATCTCCGGCAAGAATTTCGCCGTTGAGATCAACAAGGTCACCGGCGAAATGGAGACCTATCGCTACAACGGGAAGGTGCTCCTGGAGCGCGGGCCGATGCCGGACTTCTGGCGCCCCATGACCGATAACGATTACGGTTCCATGGGCAAGGAGCGGTTCGAGGAGCTGCACCGGACAATGATCTGGAAGGATGCCTCGGCATGGAGCGTCGATTCTGTGACCACGGAGACCGATGACGATGTGGTGGTGACCATCTACGCCAGCCTGCCCAGGGTTGAAGCCAATTATCAATTGCAATATACCATCGATGGAACTGGTGCAGTGGCAGTCACCGGAAAATACGAACCCGGCCGATCGAAGGTCAGCGAATATATGCCGCGTTTTGGCACCCGACTCGTCGTAGCGCGGGGATTCAATCAAATTGAATGGTATGGCCGGGGCCCACGTCCGACCTATGCCGATCGGAAACTGGAGATGGTCGGAATATACAATTCCGACGTCGCCAGCGAATTCGTGGATTACTCCCAGCCACAGGAGAACGGGTACAAGGTTGACACCCGGTGGATGCAAATCACCGATAAGAACGGCACCGGACTGCACTTTACCTCGGATGGACTGTTCGGATTCGGCGTTACTCACTATCCCAGAGAAGAGCTGGAGCGGAGTGCTTACTCCTGGATGATGAACTCCGATCCACAAACGTATCTGAATATTGATGCGGAGATGATGGGCGTCGGCGGATTTGACAGTTGGTCGCCACAGGCATTTCCGGCCGAGGAATTCCGGGTGAAAAACGAAGCCAAGACCTTCTCGTATCGGTTTATGCCGGTTGAGGGGAAGTAG